The sequence below is a genomic window from Actinomycetota bacterium.
GGGCCGCCAGGTCACGCTTCTGGGCCGCCTCGGGGGCCGGGGACGTCGCCCACGGCCTTTCCGCTTCAGCCGGGGGCCGCGCTCACAGAATCCTCAGCCGAGGCAGCGCCTCCTCGAGCCGACGCCGGGAGTCCCGCTTTACGCGCCACGGCAGGCGGACGCTGTCCAGGTCCTGCATTCCGTGGAGGTGGACAAGTCCCGGCCCCCGGACCTTCGTGCCGGTCAGGACGAGTGCATCCAGGTTGGTCAGCCCGGCCAGATGAACGAGTCCTTCGTCGGTGATCGACGTCTCACCCAGTGACAGGTATTCCAGCGAGGGCGTCTGACCGATCGCCTGAAGTCCCTGGTCCGTCACCAGGGTGTCCCACAGCTCCAGGTGGTTGAGGTTCGGCAGGCCCGCGAGACAGCGCATCCCGGCGTCCCCCACTTTGGTCCCGGACAGGTCGAGCCAGAACATGCGGTCTATCTCCCGCAGGTGGACGAGCTGTGCGTCGTCGAGATCGGGGCTGTTGGCCTTTAAGCGCCAGACAGGCAGGTTCCGAAGCTCCGACAGGTCCGGCCCTCGGGCTTCCAGGCTCAAAGCCCTGTGGTACCTGTCGGCTAGCCGGTGGAACGGCTCTCCCATCGTGCGGGTGAAGATGACTCCCGCCTTCGGGAACAGGTCGAATCCCGGCGGGACGGGCGGCGGCTCCCATTGGTCATGCGGATCCGCAAGCCCGACCTCCAGGTCATAGGCGGCCCTGGCGTCGGAAT
It includes:
- a CDS encoding DnaJ domain-containing protein; translation: MTGATSPNHYDVLGVEPGASYGRIRSAYRDLVRRYHPDASSDLDPQQASARLNKVLAAWRVLGDSDARAAYDLEVGLADPHDQWEPPPVPPGFDLFPKAGVIFTRTMGEPFHRLADRYHRALSLEARGPDLSELRNLPVWRLKANSPDLDDAQLVHLREIDRMFWLDLSGTKVGDAGMRCLAGLPNLNHLELWDTLVTDQGLQAIGQTPSLEYLSLGETSITDEGLVHLAGLTNLDALVLTGTKVRGPGLVHLHGMQDLDSVRLPWRVKRDSRRRLEEALPRLRIL